The Triticum urartu cultivar G1812 chromosome 5, Tu2.1, whole genome shotgun sequence genome contains the following window.
ATGCACACCCTATCTGATTGTGTGGTTATTCCATCTAATTTTTATTGCAGGGAGAAAAATGCATGTCTATTATATTTCTTTGAAACAGTGCTCAATCATTTATTTAAACAAATAATACAGATTTAATTATTCATCTTAACTTAAGAACATAAAATAATAACCCTAAAAATCTGGGTTATTACAGACGTAGTTCGTCCTGGTGAGAGGCTCGGAGGTGTTGTAATTGAGGCTGGAGGTAATGGTGGCGGTGGAGGTTGACATGGCTGCGGGTTGATGGgtaggggatcaacgaggaagaaCTAGGCGCTGTAGGTTGTTGCGTGGGGAATCGATGGAGAGGAACTAGATGTGATGGAAGGGCGTGCTCTGTATACCATGTAAAGATTGATGGAAGCGTCTCAACCCCCGAACAGGGAGCCCGCAGGTGTATATATTGATGTATGTGTGAGATACAAGACATCCGGTTAGAGATATAACCGAACAGAAGTATTACAGAGAGGGAGATCGAGAttacacagagagagagagatcgagaTAGAGTCCAACATGTTTAAACTAGAAGAAAATACTATCCCTAGCTATGTATATGTGCCACGCAAGTCACCTGTTGATGCACTCAATATGTTCGTTTAACACCCGCCACATGCCCTCTCACTGCTCTCCACCTCGCCACGCGCCTTCTACCGCTCTCTCCCCGCTTTCTCGCCTCGCCGCCGACACGCCACCACCGCGCCACCATGCCGCCGCGGAGTTTCGGGCTACCGTGGCGTCCGCGCGCGCCCCTCCGGCGCCTTCTCCGCCGAGATCCGATCCGGCGAcatgcgcctcggcctcggcacCTTCGACACCGTCCACGAGGGCGCCCGCGCGtacgacgcggcggcgtggcgcctaCGGCGGCCTCATAGGGACATGAACTTCCCGGAGGTGCTGATGCGGGAGCTAACGCCTCCCCTGCGGCTTATCACCGACGAGGATCGTCGCCACAATCGGAGGCGGGAGCGCCGTCTCGGCCTTGCCGAGATGGACGAGGAAGCCATGACGCTGTGGCGTGACGCTTCCCGCAGGACGTCATCAACGAGCGCCAGTTCTATGCGCAAACGAGGGCGGAGAGGAGGACGGAACGAGCCGCCTATCGCGAGTACAGGCGTATGCGGAAGGCGGCCTCTCAATTCAACATCGACCTAGGAGCAGTGTCGCCCTGGGACTCCGATGACGATCGGTACCTTGACGCTTTCATTGAGACGTCAGAGGAGGACATCATCGAGGCGgagtcggaggaggaggaggacgacgacgaggagtAGTTTTGTATCTATCGTTCATCTATCGTAGGAGGAGGCTATGAACTACCTATGTATCGTTTTATCTATCGTTTTTATCTATCTATGTACCTTTTATCTATCCATGCCTATCGTATCGAGTCGGAGCCGAATGTGTATCAAGTCGGAGTAGAAGGAGAAGAAATATAGCGCGTCTGCTGAAGCTGCGCGCGCAATTTTTTGCAGCGGCCGCATAAAAACTAGCTACGAAGGCACTGTAAACATTTTTTTAACgtgcctgttggagatgctcttacagTGATATAAACCGAGCGGATGACAGATTACACTCGGCTTACGGCGAAACACAACTACGCacatgtttttcctgcgtttagTAACTGGGTTGACATCGATCATGGTGAATTTTATTAATGAACGCTATTCGATCTGTTGACAGTGACACCAAGCCAGAACATCGAACATACTAGACATCATACGGGCAGTGAAAAGCCCCGATGACAAACGCGCGACGATCATTCCGCCATTAAGCACCCCTGTTGTAAACATGGTGACGGGCAGCTGATTGGAGATGACCTCGTCCGCTGGCCATCCTTGTCGACGGGCGGCGGCCGGACCACCATGACGGGGCAGCTGGCGTGGTGCGCGCAGTAGTCGCTCACGCTCCCCAGGAACGCCCTGCAGCCAAAAGAATGAGCAATCGTACGTACGTGCATGTATCGCGATCAATCGTGAGACGGGCACACGTACGTAACGCACCTCCCGACGGCGCCGAGCCCGCGGCTGCCGACGACGAGCAGGCCGGCGCCCGCGTCCTCCGCGGCGCGGCACAGCGCCTCCCTCGACTCCCCCTCCACCAGCACCGCCGCCGCGCTCACCTGCGCAGCAGCCACGGCTTAAGTTGATGAGCCGACGGCGTGTGTCACAACTCACAAGGGCCTATATTGCTTTACATACCCCTCGTCCGTGGCAGACCCGCCTGGCCCTGTCGAGCAGGCTGCGCGCGCTCTCCTTGCGCGCCGCTCGCACCGACTGCATGATCTCCGGCGCGCCGTACACCGCTGACCCTGCGTGCGTGGCAATCACATCATATCATATTCATATCAGCGCCGCTGATGTGCAGCAATGTCGCGCGAGGCGTGCCGTGATGTTGGTCGTCAGCTAGCTCACCTAGCCCGCCGACCGGGCACATGGCGTGGTGGAGCGGCTCCAGGGCGTGGACGAGCACGAGCTCATGCCGGGCCTCCTCCGTAGCCGGCTGATCGCCGGCGGGGAAAAGGGAGCGTAGCACCCAGTCTAGCGCGTGGTGGCTCCCGCCGCTGTCATCCAGCGCGACCACCACCTTCATCGTTCGCCTCTCTTGTTCTTGGTGTTTATTGACTCAGGTTGTCGCCGATGCGGCCGATGCGGCCGGTGCGGGAGCGTGTGGGTCATATATACGTGAATCCAAACCACGTAGTGCCGTGGAGAGGGAGAACGGACGGAGCTGTGGAGCGGTGGGTCATGGATGGCGGCGGCGAGACGACGAGGCGCCGTGCGCGCGTGGCATATCCATGCACGATCAAACGGCCGCGCGCCGCCGTGGCCCCGTAAGCGCCAAGCCGGCTCCACGCCACCATCTTGCTAGCTCGAGCCTTGAGCGGTACAGCCGCGTGCTCATAAttatgcgtttggttgaaggtatGATATAAATAGATTGAAACCGTTCTGAGATTGAATCTTTGTAGCTCCAGAATGTTTCAGTTTATATTCCTACCTATTGTCTGGATATACCAAGAGAGATCTACGGTCTAATGAGGCTACTATGAAATATTTACTCATGGGTGGGGCAAGCTCTTCTATTCTGGTTCATGATTTCTCTTGGCTATATGGTTCATCTGGGGGGCCTAAAATGGAACATGAAATGGAACAGGCGCATGTGGCCTGGAAGCCTGGTATCATAGCCTTTACAACGAACGGGGAACACTCATTGTTTACGGCATGGACTATCAGGGTATCTAATCCTGTTCGCTCCCCATGCTTTCGCACCCCAGCGTCGGTAGGGACCCAGAGAACTGCCTTCGCTTTTGGCGTTCCTTCGTAGATCTACGGATTTCACCCCTACACACAAAATTCCACTCTTCTCTGTCTCACTCAAGTGAATTGGTTCCACCAAAAAACGGAATGCAGGGAATGACCTTAAGCTTCCATACGCAAGAGAAATGAAGACCACCTTCCTCATTAAATGGCTGGCAGACCTCCCTATATACTTCCTTCATCCTAATCGTCAGAGTGAACAGAAGACCCCCACGAAGGAAAGGTACTTGTTCGAGGAAAGAAAGCGTATTAGTGCTCTGGGCTAATCGGTCGGGTAGAAGCTCCTAACAAGAGCAAGCATCGGAGAAAGCGTATCCTCGCGACTATGGTAGGGCGGTACGCTCTGCTCTCTCGCGACCTCCACTCTAATCAAAAGACTAAAGGCCCCTACGGAAGATGAAAAAGGCGAGGACTGAAATGAGAAAGGGAATAGAAGTTAGGAAGACTACTGATGTAGGGCGGCGGGTGAGCTCAACCTCGAACCAAACAAGCAACGGATTGAGCAACGGGGACTTTCACGAAATGAAAACGGGCGACATCATCGTATGCTCGACATTAGTTGCTCTGGTGTATATCCCGGAGTATTCCTATGGCCAATCTGTCACCCATACATGAAGGCCGTGCTACAATGGCAATGACAATGGGAAGCAAGGCTGTAAGGCGGAGCGAATCGATTTGAATCATCTCGCTTTTCGTTCATTTCAGCCACGCCATAATAGCCGCCACAATAAGAAAGAAGCAAGCGAAACAGCTAGAAGCGCTCGCTTTCAGTTTATGTGTTTGGCTTAATATAAGAGATGGTCTAATTATTTAGGATGGGACCACCTCTCATGTTCAAATGGTCATGCATACAAAGGGTGGCCGGCCAATTTCGTTGGGAGGAAAGGTTCAACATCTTTGAGGCATATTCTTTTTTTTGACTCGAACCATTCAAGTGCTTTATAACCAAACATGTATATTTTTTGGACGATCCCAACCCATCCGTGACCACCCTTGCAACCAAACGTACTCTTTGAATTTACTTGAGGAGGTGTATCAAAGTGTTGAAATATATTACCCAGCTTTCTCCATCAGTTCAGATTTTTGGTTTAGTTGACCGAAGCATGAATTCAATACGAAGCGAGCTTTTCTATAAATGTATAACAAATCAAAATTAGGTGCATGTTTGATTTGCTTGATTCAGGAAATGTAAGAATAGAATAAGTGAGGATTACGATTACACGTTATGTCCATTCGAATCGTAGATGGGTTGTTTGCACCAAAGTTTGATTGATTAGGGCATCTTCAATGTTGACCCACAAATTTTCTTCTGCGTCTTTCCACAGACAAGGGACCAGTTCGCGCACGCGGATGTGGGGAAACGCCATCCAACACTACCCACATAAATTGCAAACATTTTTTTCAACAAACCGAATGAAATTCATGTAAACACAACGGATTTTATATAGACCAtatgaaattcattacatttttGACATGTTTTAACTAAAATAGCTAAAACTATGTGCACGTCCGATCACGCGGAGCTCCATTCTCACGATACGGATACACTGCACTAGTCTATGCCTGGCAGCAGCGGATCCCTTGGTCTTCTTTATGTCTGGCAGCCCGCTTGTCGGACTACCGTGAGCCTCGGAGGTATATTCTTTCTAAGTATCTTCCCTATGTTTGGTTGCGCCGCTCATCGGAGTGGTAAAGGGGTGCTTCAGTCATAGAGAGTTGGGGGCTTCACATCCGTGAAGCCTAGGCGGGTGTTGACGATGGCAGTGCCACTCATCAGAGTGGAACCCTTGTGATGTGCTTCAGACAAAGGGGAAGGAGAGGACAATGGCATGCGACCGGGCAAGGCACTGGTTGTGTACGCCTCCATAGGACCCAAGCAATAGCGGCCTCCTAACAATGACATGTatctagggtagggtcataggcctgacctagacgccttacccaaggacactgccctagAGTCAAAGACATTCAAGATACAACAGAAGAAACCGACTGAGTTCACCAAggagtgcaatccactcgacctTCAACCTCACTCGGAAAccccaattccattcgaccaaCATGAAGTCACTCGACCATACAAGAAATCACTCGGAATACAGAAGGCCTAAAGTCACTCAGGATGGTGACGATCAGGCGTTCACTCTATAGTCTTAAAGATCATTTATAGCTCTTTATAActggcgttaccagtaacgccctgtcttaatgtacattgaaccctatGTAACGTGGGATGGCTGGGATCCTcgcacactctatataagccaccccctcctctggcacaagggttcgcatccCCTATAACTCTCAAGCATAATCCACTCGAccaagcctccgggcaccgagacgtggGGCTATTACTTTCTTCAAGAAGGGCATGAACTCATAAACCTTGCGTGCACAACCTtgccatagctaggatcttgcctcctcctaCGTACCCTCTATTCTATTGTCAGGCTTACtcccacgatagttggcgccgaCCGGGgaaggtgtcttagcgacttccGACGAGGTTGCAATTTTTCtgatcttcatcatcatggtTTCCAGCGGTGGTCTGGCTTTGGGCCGTGAGATTCGACTCGGTGCACTCGttttcatcgccgacgactccgcctggctccaGAGGCCCCCCTCGACGTCGACGCCCTTCCCGTCCGCGGGGCGGCGCACTTTCGCGTGAGTGCTtgcggcgtcctcctgcggcagccgtcgacccagtattgGTCGATACCTTCGTCGTCCACTCTCCACGTTGTACGCCGTCACAAGCGGTCTGGTCAATCACGGCTTCAGCGCTGGATAAAACATGCGGTGGTCCGCCAGTCCGCCACCCCCAAGTTGCGGCAATCGAGACCGATGAACCCTTCTATGGACTAGTCGACTGGCTCCATAGACACTCTATCCGAGTGCGGAAGCAGCGACCCCGCGACGGAGGTCCTTATGGTTGACTCTCGCCGCAGTCCGCCTGGATACCGTcgcagcggtggcggcggcggcgacgatggTCCGTCGAATGCTCACGATGAGTATGAACCCCAGGCCCTCACCTCGGAGCAAAGGGATGAGCTGCATCCCCGTAACGTGGAGGCGCTCCAGAACCCCATCGTGGGGGAGACTTCTGAGGCTCGGGCCCTGGATACCGCGCGCCTAGCCACCTTGGCCGAGCACGCGCGTCTGGAGAACCTTCAGCATTCACTCAATGGGCGAGCCCGTCGGTTGATCCCCTAGTCCAGTCGACAACAACTACAATTGTTTCCACCCGAGCCCCAGGTATATCACACTCCGATTCAGAATCTTAgagctgcagcccgtatagcagagtcgattcagctgTCCCAATCAGAGGCCGGgagaggtttgatgcagatcagAGCGCTGCTCCGGGCAGCAGGTGAGCAAAACACAGCCGTTTCTCAGTCGCGCAACAAGATCCACAGCAGGTCCTGGTAGCGGACATGGTCCAGTCGGCTCACGGCCCAAGATCGCCTCTGTAGCGTGAGGGTCGTGGGCACCGCCAAGAGCAGTACCTGGGTCGGAGCCATGAGCAGTACGATCATCGACTCAGCCGTGATGGCCGTCATTGAGTGCCAACGCCCCCTCCGTGGGGCGGATCGTATGTGCCCCGGCAGTACGATGACAGACGCCCGTACGGCGACGAGCGAAGGATCCCAGTCGACCCAAGAGAGCTCGGGTTTGATGCAAGATCAATTCTGGTACAAGGTCTGGTCGATAGAAACCGGGCACACAGAGAAGGACAAGATAGGAATCACCCGAGTGGTGGCAGAGTTCACGTGTCTGGGCCTGAATGTTTCAGTAGAGCCATTAGGCCTGCTGAGATTCcgcccaacttcaggttggcgacggGAGTAAGCAAGTTTATCGGTGAGTCTAAGCTCGACACTTGGCTAGAGGATTACCAAGTGGCTGTGCAGATTGGTGGCGACAATGATGAtgtagccatgaagcacctccCCTTGATGCTGGAAGGCTCAGCTAGagcttggttgaatcagttggctcctggAAGTATTTTCAGTTGGGAAGAGCTgacccgagtgtttgtcagaatgTTCGAGGGCACTTGCAAACGACCTGCTGGACTAACTGAGTTGCAACATTGCgtccagaaaccgaatgaaacttcgaaggattacatccagagatggaccACCCTTCATcatacagtggagaatgtgtcacagcatcaagcagtttgcgccttcaaggaaggcgttcgGTACAGAGAGCTTaacctgaaattcggtcggacaggagatatgaccctggcccgaatgatggaaatagccactcgGTACGCCAATGGAAaggaagaagaccgactccgcaGTGGCAAGAACAAACCAGTCGCCTAGGACACCGgaggaggaaattccagtcggaagcagaaacGCAAGGCCGAAACTGCAGGTCCTGCTGAAGCTACAATTGTGAACCAAGGGAAGTTCAAAGGGAAGCCCAAGGGGTCATGGATCCCTAAAAAGTGAAAGATCAAGCAGGTAATGATGTTCTTGATTTGCCATGCCACATACACACCAAAACAAATGCAGAGGGTAACTTGATTCTGcccaagcataccactcgacagtgttgACTCCTGATTCAAAGCTTCAGAGAGGGTCAACCCagtgaaaaagaaaaagaatCTGATAAGGAGGAGGACAAAGAGGAGGATGAAAGGTTATCCCAATATCAATGCCACTTTAGTGATTTTTGCTGACATcaagagcaaaagtcgactgaaagttattaacagggaagtaaacatggttgctccggcaatgACAACGTATTTGAAGTGGTCAAagaagcgttggtggtcgacccagtcaTTGGGGGCACCCGACTGACCAAAGTTCTGATgaatggtggcagtggtttgaacattttgtatgctgagaccctccaagggatgggcattccgatgtccaaactcAGCCAGAGCAACATGCGATTCCATGGAGTCATCCCAGGAAAGAAAGCTGACTCACTCGGTCAGATCACTCTTGACGTGATTTTCGgcgattcaaagaattaccgtaagaaaaagttgacattcgaggtggTCGACTTCCATAGTGCTTATCATGTAATTATGGATCGGCCTGCATATGCtcgtttcatggctcgaccatgttacgtgtacctcaagctgaagatgcctggccctagAGGTGTGATCACAGTCACGGGGAATCGGCAGAGAGCAGAAGAGTGCCTCCAGGAGGGCTCAAAAATTGCTGATGAAAAGCTGGCAGCAGTAGAAATGGAAGAATACAAGAAGACTgtagatccgagtgatttgttgcatgctaagaagcttgcttcagagtctgcatttcagtcgtccggtgaaacaaagtctgttcacattcacccgaccaa
Protein-coding sequences here:
- the LOC125555920 gene encoding universal stress protein YxiE-like isoform X2, yielding MKVVVALDDSGGSHHALDWVLRSLFPAGDQPATEEARHELVLVHALEPLHHAMCPVGGLGSAVYGAPEIMQSVRAARKESARSLLDRARRVCHGRGVSAAAVLVEGESREALCRAAEDAGAGLLVVGSRGLGAVGRAFLGSVSDYCAHHASCPVMVVRPPPVDKDGQRTRSSPISCPSPCLQQGCLMAE
- the LOC125555920 gene encoding universal stress protein A-like protein isoform X1; protein product: MKVVVALDDSGGSHHALDWVLRSLFPAGDQPATEEARHELVLVHALEPLHHAMCPVGGLGSAVYGAPEIMQSVRAARKESARSLLDRARRVCHGRGVSAAAVLVEGESREALCRAAEDAGAGLLVVGSRGLGAVGRCVTAFLGSVSDYCAHHASCPVMVVRPPPVDKDGQRTRSSPISCPSPCLQQGCLMAE